The nucleotide window TCCTGGCTGGAGTTCGGCACCCTGGTCGGCTACGTGGCCGGCGCGAGCATCGTCGCCGTGCTGACCGCCGTGCTCAGCCATGACGCGCTGCTGGCCTGGGGCTGGCGCATCCCGTTCCTGGTGGCCGGTCCGCTCGGCCTGATCGGCCTGTACCTGCGGCTGAAGCTGGAGGAGACCCCGGCGTTCGCGCGCCTGGAGCAGGAGGCCCGGGCCAAGCAGGTCGAGCAGTCCGCGAAGAAGTCGCTGCGCGAGATCCTGCTCGGCCAGTGGCGCGCGATGCTGCTGTGCGTGGCGCTGGTGCTGGTCTTCAACGTCACCGACTACATGCTGCTGTCGTACATGCCCAGCTACCTCACCGGCCAGCTGCACTACGGGGCCACGCACGGGCTGATCGTGGTGCTGGTGGTGATGGTCGTGATGATGGCCGTCCAGCCGCTCGCCGGCCGGCTGTCGGACCGCTTCGGCCGCCGCCCGGTGATCGGCGCCGGCTGCGCCGGTTTCCTGCTGCTGTCGATCCCGGCGCTGCTGCTGATCCGCCAGGGCAGCCTGGCCGGGGTGTACGCCGGTATGGCCGCGCTCGGGCTGCTGCTGGTCTGCTTCACCGGTGCGATGCCCTCGACGCTGCCCGCGCTCTTCCCGACGCGGATCCGCTACGGTGCGCTGTCGGTCGGGTTCAACATCTCCGTCTCGCTCTTCGGCGGCACCACGCCGCTGGTGGTCACCGCGCTGATCAGCGCCACCGGCAACCTGCTGATGCCCGCGTACTACATGATGGCCGCGGCCGTGGTGGGCGGCGTCGCCGTCCTGCTGATGTCCGAGACCGCCGGCCGCCCGCTGAAGGGCTCTCCCCCGGCCGTCGCCACCGAGGCCGAGGCGCGCGAGCTGGCCGCCACCCCGCAAGCCGCCTGAGCACACCGGGCGGTACGGGCGCACGTCCCCGTACCGCCCACGCACCGTCCCGCGTCGTCACAGCCGGGACAGGCGCAGCAGGAGGTCGCGGTATTCGGCCAGGGCGTGGCGGAGGTCGTCGGGGCCCACGGTGGTGGAGGCGGAGCCGCCTTCGCCGCGCCAGTGCTGGCGCAGCGCGTGGCGGCGGTCGGTGAGGGCGTCGGTGAACCAGCCGCACGCCTCGGCCAGCAGGGTGTCGAGTTCCTGGACGGCACGCCTGGGGTGGTCGGCGAAGTCGTCCAGGGCCTGCCGGGTGCGGCGTTCGGTCTCCGCCGCGCGCACCTCGTCCAGCACCCGCCGGGGGCCGGAACCGGAATCCGGGGCGGCGTGCCCGTCGTGCTCGTTCATCGCCGGCTCCTCACCGTTGCGCTGGGTTCCTCCGCGGCGGAGCCGCCACGCCCGGACAGGTTGCCCGATTGAGCGGAACCAAACGCGGATGTGCCCCCAAGGGGTGACTGCTGGTAGCGTCCCGTGGGCCGTTAGCGTCCCCCACAGCCGGCTCACATCGAATCGGAGTGCCGAGGCCCATGGGCACCGCCATGCCTGTTCACGACAGCCCACCGCTGCCGCCCGTCGCCGTCACCGCCGCGACCCCGTCCGCCGCCGCCCCCACCGGCCCCGGACGCCGACCACGGCTGTACGTCCTGGACGGCCTGCGTCTGCTGGCCGCCCTGTACGTGGTGGCGTACCACTACACCGCGTTCGCCGAGCACGACCCGCATCCGTGGGGCCGCCCGGTGCACGAGGTGTTCCCGGTCTTCAACCGGTTCAGCTCCTACGGCTTCCTCGGGGTCCAGCTCTTCTTCCTCATCAGCGGCTTCGTCATCTGCATGACCGCCTGGGGGCGCACCCCCAAGGACTTCCTGATATCCCGGGTGACCCGGCTGTTCCCGGCGTACTGGTTCGCCATCGCGGCCACCACCGTCTTCGTGCTGCTGGCCGGCGGCCACTGGCTGCGCTACGGGCGCGGCATCGACCAGTTCCTCACCAACCTGACGATGCTTCAGGACCCGTTGAAGGTCTCCGACGTCGACGGGGTGTACTGGACGCTCTGGTGCGAACTCGTCTTCTACCTGCTCTTCCTGGTCGTGGTGCGGGCCGGGCTCAGCTACCAGCGGGTCGTCTCGTTCTGCGGGATCTGGCTGGTGGCCGGGGTGATCTCCACCGGCAGCGGTGACTCGATCGTCAGGACGCTCACCATGCCCGGCCAGGCCCCGTACTTCGCCGGGGGCGTCGCCATCTACCTGATGCACCGCTACGGCCCCGACCTGTTGCTGGCCGGCCTCACCGGGCTGTGCTGGCTGCTCAGCCTGCACCAGCTCGCCACGCAGCTCCCGGAGGTGAGCGGACACGTCGGCCACCACCTCCAGTTCGGCTACGCCGCCGCCTTCGTCACCGCCTGCTACGCCGTGCTGATCGCCGCCGCGCTGGGCCGGCTCGACTGGATCCGCTGGCGCGGGCTGACCACCCTGGGCGCCCTGACCTACCCGCTCTACCTGC belongs to Streptantibioticus cattleyicolor NRRL 8057 = DSM 46488 and includes:
- the proP gene encoding glycine betaine/L-proline transporter ProP, which produces MVKRAVTAAALGNAMEWFDFGVYSYIAVTLGEVFFPSGNPTAQLLSTFGAFAAAFLVRPVGGMVFGPLGDRIGRQKVLAITMIMMAVGTFAIGLIPSYAAIGVGAPLLLLAARLVQGFSTGGEYGGASTFIAEYAPDKRRGFLGSWLEFGTLVGYVAGASIVAVLTAVLSHDALLAWGWRIPFLVAGPLGLIGLYLRLKLEETPAFARLEQEARAKQVEQSAKKSLREILLGQWRAMLLCVALVLVFNVTDYMLLSYMPSYLTGQLHYGATHGLIVVLVVMVVMMAVQPLAGRLSDRFGRRPVIGAGCAGFLLLSIPALLLIRQGSLAGVYAGMAALGLLLVCFTGAMPSTLPALFPTRIRYGALSVGFNISVSLFGGTTPLVVTALISATGNLLMPAYYMMAAAVVGGVAVLLMSETAGRPLKGSPPAVATEAEARELAATPQAA
- a CDS encoding acyltransferase family protein; translated protein: MPVHDSPPLPPVAVTAATPSAAAPTGPGRRPRLYVLDGLRLLAALYVVAYHYTAFAEHDPHPWGRPVHEVFPVFNRFSSYGFLGVQLFFLISGFVICMTAWGRTPKDFLISRVTRLFPAYWFAIAATTVFVLLAGGHWLRYGRGIDQFLTNLTMLQDPLKVSDVDGVYWTLWCELVFYLLFLVVVRAGLSYQRVVSFCGIWLVAGVISTGSGDSIVRTLTMPGQAPYFAGGVAIYLMHRYGPDLLLAGLTGLCWLLSLHQLATQLPEVSGHVGHHLQFGYAAAFVTACYAVLIAAALGRLDWIRWRGLTTLGALTYPLYLLHEDIGWGVILHLHDTVPAWALVGGVTAFFLYAAWLVHRYVERPLARYLKRGLSKPRPAR